From a single Plasmodium yoelii strain 17X genome assembly, chromosome: 9 genomic region:
- a CDS encoding 60S ribosomal protein L38, putative: MPKQIHDIRKFLKISKKPDTTAVIIVKKKNKAKKNKIITKLKLRTKKCLYTMVFNDRTKAERIESSLLPSLKRIYYPQKKK, encoded by the coding sequence atgCCAAAACAAATTCACGATATTCGTAAATTTTTGAAGATAAGCAAAAAGCCTGATACCACAGCTGTTATTATtgtgaagaaaaaaaataaagcaaagaaaaataaaataataacaaaattaaaattaagaacaaaaaaatgtttatatacaATGGTTTTTAATGATCGTACTAAAGCCGAAAGAATTGAAAGCTCTTTATTACCAAGTCTTAAAAGAATTTATTatccacaaaaaaaaaaataa
- a CDS encoding phosphoacetylglucosamine mutase, putative, translated as MEKNKSEFYKRIYKCIEECLPNYVIEKGVKFESDVEIYYGNSGFRGKYKNDRCDLINVLNKSGIILGLLFIKYNYKLAQKYNLLEFDIDLDKNNIIDIVYKHKIKWKNIGIVITASHNPFDENGIKIIDKDGRQINEIYENYLSDLSNKHLKYIKENKNNNCKIEDIINNIIDTIVHIFLKETQINLYDNKIYNHIKKIDNIIYYCNIYNKIVKTNICIGFDTRDSGLHLNKIIINTLTSLNISKCINNMCYITTPSMHFLVYIMNSELVNNFIQDIFFQLGKNQICKTKRDLFYLNSFNLKLLKNVQDLYFGIPEKWNIDIDSKNDEMYSNILAYNSDEFYFDYFIYLFNNLYNYINTIYDNIFIKNCKKEIIYVDCSNGIASLKIDKFNDIFKILKKNIFKFNCLQNDNNVLNFECGADYVYNKKKIPSNIPLNYFSDSKFCAFDGDADRIIYFFIKNDNLENQIEILDGNKIACLLFKCIIKMLSNISIKNEANKVDRKKIDINIIHTAYVNSAFTNYINSVINSVSTDIPIFNHININVICTKTGMKNLDNIARKSSIGILFESNGHGSIYANSSNLDAWAKQFDIQKDPYFIALKKYLLFFNQTTGDAIIDFIAIELSLNFLNLNINQWNMFYTSIPSLYINIECPRYILNKIIPHPQHELYLIEPKSLQNQIEEIVKKTDMKYGRCFIRPSGTENLIRIYAEAETVKQMDEILDKVQKVVVEYINNN; from the coding sequence atggaaaaaaataagagcgaattttataaaagaatatataaatgtattgAAGAATGTCTTCCAAATTATGTAATAGAAAAAGGTGTCAAATTTGAATCAGATgttgaaatatattatggtAATAGTGGGTTTAGaggtaaatataaaaatgatagaTGTGATTTAATCaatgttttaaataaaagtGGAATAATATTAGGATTAttgtttattaaatataattataagttagcacaaaaatataatcttCTTGAATTTGATATTGatttagataaaaataatatcattgATATTGTgtataaacataaaataaaatggaaaaatatagGAATTGTTATTACTGCATCACATAACCCGTTTGATGAgaatggaataaaaataattgataAAGATGGAAgacaaataaatgaaatatatgaaaattatttatctGATCTTTCTAAtaaacatttaaaatatataaaagaaaataaaaataataattgtaaaattgaagatattattaataatataattgatacaattgttcatatatttttaaaagaaacTCAAATTAATctttatgataataaaatatataatcatataaaaaaaatagacaatattatatattattgtaatatatataataaaatagttaaaacaaatatttgtATAGGTTTTGATACACGAGATAGTGGattacatttaaataaaattatcataaatacATTAACTTCTTTAAACATTtcaaaatgtataaataatatgtgtTATATTACAACTCCTTCTATGCATTTTCTTGTCTATATTATGAATTCTGAATtggtaaataattttattcaagatattttttttcaattaggGAAAAATCAAATTTGTAAAACAAAAAgagatttattttatcttaattcatttaatttgaaattattaaaaaatgttcaGGATCTTTATTTTGGTATACCTGAAAAATGGAACATCGATATTGATagtaaaaatgatgaaatgtattcaaatattttagCTTATAATAGTGATGAATTTTATTTcgattattttatttatttatttaataatttgtacaattatattaatactaTTTAtgacaatatttttatcaaaaattgtaaaaaagaaattatatatgttgATTGTTCAAATGGTATTGCAAGTCTAAAAATAGAtaaatttaatgatatatttaaaatattaaaaaaaaatatatttaaatttaattgtttacaaaatgataataatgttCTAAATTTTGAATGTGGAGCAGATTatgtttataataaaaaaaaaattccatCAAATATTCCATTGAATTATTTTAGCGACTCAAAGTTTTGTGCATTTGATGGTGATGCAGATAggataatttatttttttattaaaaatgataatttagAAAATCAAATTGAAATATTAGATGGAAATAAAATAGCCTGTTTATTGTTCAAATGTATAATCAAAATGTTATCTAATATATCCATAAAAAATGAAGCGAACAAAGTTGACAGAAAAAAAATCgacataaatattatacacaCTGCATATGTAAATTCGGCCtttacaaattatataaatagcGTAATAAATAGTGTAAGTACAGACATACCCATTTTTAACCATATCAATATCAATGTAATATGCACAAAAACAGGCATGAAAAATCTTGATAATATAGCTCGAAAATCTTCCATAGGTATATTATTTGAATCTAATGGACATGGTTCTATATATGCTAATTCATCAAATTTAGATGCATGGGCAAAACAATTTGATATTCAAAAAGACCCATATTTTATagcattaaaaaaatatttacttttttttaatcaaacAACTGGAGATGCTATAATAGATTTTATAGCTATTgaattatctttaaattttCTTAATTTAAACATAAATCAATGGAATATGTTTTATACTTCTATTccttcattatatataaatatagaatgtcctagatatatattaaacaaaattatacCACATCCACAACATGAGTTGTATTTGATAGAACCCAAATCTTTGCAAAATCAAATTGAagaaattgtaaaaaaaacagATATGAAATATGGGAGATGTTTTATTAGACCTTCTGGAACTGAAAATTTAATTCGAATATATGCAGAAGCAGAAACGGTAAAACAGATGGATGAAATTCTTGACAAAGTTCAAAAAGTTGTAGttgaatatattaacaataaTTAA
- a CDS encoding apicomplexan amino acid transporter ApiAT4, putative, translating into MKGYDMPSSLDELLSKDEIRESSKQSTPFNINRNVVLFIYFMLIVLTNRLFFGWPNLSNLLFRDDAYIWKCPKNSNGTYDRSPDKRYVCEDQDKAVQTIFIFGSSAYFAFSFFNGLIVDYLGSRLSVLLGHILNLLGWIILVMSGENFDGYVVGGVFMAASIDLASFSTLNVSGLFPGNENLIVNIISGAGSLSPGVMTILDIIITSFDFNFRSFMLCYMCISVGFFFILSIFFFPKSRYYRQYEFDNYYSTKEFALKNSLENGNYDSDKNKKITSSKNTSKSLELENNKKCGFFKSKYFKDLINIFTCAHFLCLWIYGPLNAIYNTFYYSVVENILSKEKNDLLGYILPFSVIPCIILGNLSDKFGVMIIIIYELTFALFMYGFSFLKSNYAHWASVISNVLYSACANGQIWTFISYTFSSKYHSTLIGLLNFVCGIVSFVRILLLEWAKSVNYDFTYINLLIVGFIFINVVIASILGFIIKVKGNKVQYGDEDVN; encoded by the coding sequence ATGAAGGGATATGACATGCCATCGTCATTAGATGAACTTTTAAGTAAAGATGAGATAAGGGAATCATCAAAACAAAGTACACCATTTAACATAAATAGGAATGTtgtgttatttatatattttatgttaatTGTATTAACAAACCGTTTGTTTTTTGGATGGCCAAATTTATCGAACTTATTATTTAGAGATGATGCATATATATGGAAATGCCCCAAAAATTCAAATGGGACATATGATAGATCTCCTGATAAAAGATATGTATGTGAAGATCAAGATAAAGCAGTtcaaacaatttttatatttggatCATCTGCATATTTtgcattttcttttttcaatgGATTAATAGTTGATTACTTAGGTTCTAGACTTAGTGTATTATTAGgccatatattaaatttactTGGATGGATAATATTAGTTATGTCAGGAGAAAATTTTGATGGATATGTTGTAGGTGGTGTGTTTATGGCTGCAAGCATTGATTTAGCATCATTTTCAACATTAAATGTATCAGGTTTATTTCCAGgaaatgaaaatttaataGTTAATATAATATCAGGTGCTGGATCTTTATCACCAGGAGTCATGACAATTTTAGATATCATTATAACCAGCTTTGATTTTAATTTCCGATCATTTATGTTATGTTATATGTGTATAAGTGTtggctttttttttattttgtcaaTATTCTTTTTCCCCAAATCTCGATATTATAGGCAATATGAGTTTGATAATTATTATAGCACAAAAGAATTTGCTTTAAAAAATAGTCTTGAAAATGGCAATTATGATtcagataaaaataaaaaaataaccaGTAGTAAAAATACATCAAAAAGCCTTGAGTTagagaataataaaaaatgtggaTTTTTTAAGTCAAAATATTTCAaagatttaataaatatatttacctGTGCTCATTTCTTATGTTTATGGATATATGGTCCtttaaatgcaatatataacacattttattatagtgttgttgaaaatatattatcaaaagAGAAAAATGATTTACTTGGATATATCTTACCATTTTCTGTGATCCCATGTATTATATTAGGAAATTTATCAGATAAATTTGGCGTAATgattatcataatatatgaattaaCATTTGCTTTATTTATGTATGGATTcagttttttaaaatcaaaTTATGCACACTGGGCTTCAGTTATTTCaaatgttttatattcaGCATGTGCAAATGGGCAGATATGGACATTTATATCATATACATTTAGTTCAAAATACCATTCAACATTAATTGgattattaaattttgtttGTGGTATTGTATCATTTGTTCGTATTTTATTGCTTGAATGGGCTAAAAGTGTAAATTACGATTTtacttatattaatttaCTTATTGTaggatttatttttattaatgtaGTGATAGCAAGTATCCTTggttttattataaaagtgAAAGGAAACAAAGTTCAATACGGAGATGAAGAtgttaattaa
- a CDS encoding A/G-specific adenine glycosylase, putative codes for MDHLESNSKLEKIAGQNGEPINLGNDKKGEKKKKKSEEKNGEKKRKINGEERKGKDIAENEAYEYHYKLIKQNSCILKKSLLEWYHKYRRKLPWRNDQPPYTTNINIKNEINKDSDIRNYFLKTQDNTKLDDKGDKKKQNNIIQIKNNVNDNNNNNIEKTQTLIFLDNKILKYENLNKQIESIPKLINQNEEMEKLKLRGYQIYISEVMLQQTKVATVLNYYLKWMNKWPTIFDLTKSNLDDILTEWKGLGYYNRAKNLLECCKIVVNKYNGIFPNNLKLLKDLPGIGNYTAKAISIHLYNSKDICIDTNIIRIFSRITDTINYYGSTILSQHCEEVSKILCTDACNYSDFNQALMDLGSSICNTSPQCSICPLNKYCLIYLKENKKNIKNKRRKINGKINGKINEKIKITLEINQVFNLDHPNNCTLCVKDRNVDIKLVPLARSKKKTNKICLILIIKKSDNYKVNTKENQNKEQLDDYNYLMVKNTDSNLFLMHYLFPFILIENSTPEVYNMHLNSLLYKLNLNNTKSDSFIYVGNFKHVFSHLIYDTYIYTCFVQNSENANIGYEHVWIKLKDIKGFMHNSFCENIIKHYKKSVNEKKTIISEFFE; via the exons aTGGATCATCTCGAAAGCAATTCGAAACTGGAGAAAATTGCTGGTCAAAATGGTGAACCGATAAATCTGggaaatgataaaaaaggagaaaaaaaaaaaaaaaaaagcgaaGAAAAAAacggagaaaaaaaaagaaaaataaatggaGAGGAAAGAAAAGGTAAAGATATTGCTGAAAATGAAGCTTATGAATATCATTATAAACTGATTAAACAAAATAGttgtattttaaaaaaaagtttgTTAGAATGGTATCATAAATATCGAAGAAAATTGCCATGGAGAAATGATCAACCACCATatacaacaaatataaatataaaaaatgaaataaataaagatagtGATATTCGaaattattttcttaaaACACAAGACAATACTAAATTAGATGATAAaggtgataaaaaaaaacaaaataatataatccaaataaaaaataatgtaaatgataataataataataatattgaaaaaacaCAAACTTTAATCTTTTTGGacaataaaattttaaaatatgaaaatttgAACAAACAGATTGAAAGTATTCCAAAATTAATAAACCAAAATGAAGAAATGGAAAAACTGAAATTACGAGgatatcaaatatatattagtgAAGTAATGCTACAACAAACAAAAGTAGCTACagtattaaattattatttaaaatggaTGAATAAATGGCCAACTATTTTTGATTTGACTAAAAGTAATTTAGATGATATATTAACAGAATGGAAAGGGTTAGGATATTATAATAGAGctaaaaatttattagaGTGTTGTAAAATAgttgtaaataaatataatggaATTTTTCCtaacaatttaaaattattaaaagattTACCAGGAATTGGAAACTATACAGCTAAAGCAATTtctatacatttatataattcaaaagatatatgtattgatacaaatattattagaataTTTTCTAGAATTACAGAtactataaattattatggtTCTACTATTTTATCTCAACATTGTGAAGAGGtaagtaaaatattatgtacAGATGCATGTAATTATTCTGACTTTAATCAAGCTTTGATGGATTTAGGATCAAGTATATGTAATACATCTCCTCAATGTTCAATATGcccattaaataaatattgtcttatttatttgaaagaaaataaaaaaaacatcaaaaataaacgtagaaaaattaatggaaaaattaatggaaaaattaatgaaaaaattaaaataacaCTTGAAATAAATCAGGTATTTAATTTGGATCATCCAAATAATTGCACATTATGTGTTAAAGACAGAAATGTAGATATTAAGCTTGTTCCTTTAGCTcgatcaaaaaaaaaaacaaataaaatatgtctcattttaataataaaaaaaagtgataacTATAAGGTCAATACTAaagaaaatcaaaataaagaaCAATTAGATGACTATAATTATTTGATGGTTAAAAATACAGattcaaatttatttttgatgCATTATTTGTTCCCATTTATACTTATCGAGAATTCTACACCAGAAGTATACAACATG cACTtaaatagtttattatataagctTAACTTAAATAATACCAAATCGGATTCCTTTATATAC GTTGGAAATTTTAAACACGTATTTTCCCATTTGATATATGATACTTACATTTATACTTGCTTTGTTCAGAATTCA gAAAATGCAAATATAGGATATGAACATGTATggataaaattaaaagatatCAAG GGCTTCATGCACAACTCGTTTtgtgaaaatataattaaacactATAAGAAAAGTgtgaatgaaaaaaaaacaattatttcCGAATTTTTCGAATAA
- a CDS encoding rRNA (cytosine-C(5))-methyltransferase, putative, translated as MDNEDNKLSESADIEIVETEHKEKSFPLFDNDNFEINKSDEEYDLENDSEVNDEENEDGESEENEDGESEENEDGESEENEDGESEEGELSSNMSYDDMNSNEEEEEEKEEGEEEEDEEDEEDEGEGKEEGEIENKLKDVGKKMKNIVGGKKKYLNKKENIYYDGLGIYKNDQMMNNDDIEDRIKYLLLLLSDPEKLNNPNLIKIEKREIIKEILYYYSYYYEYTKEMIKYLYYLFDIKELYLFLEINNMPKEIHLRTNTLKITRTNLLKILKNKNIAIQDGPTWNNVDITLTDTSSNVGSLNEYLYGYYIIQSSSSLIPVLELNVKENELVLDMCAAPGGKCTFICTIQKNKGIVYANDINKLRCKAIEAHAARMGINNLIVTSFDSLKINKYFKFKFDKILLDAPCSGTGVVNKNKNARRKTIKEIRDLAQKQRKLLNNAIDLVKNGGIVIYSTCSITVEENEQVINYILKKRDVNLLPIDINIGDPGITHYRKKQFSSKVSLCKRIYLHKHNHDNFFVAKLVKRSNAKLGQKGDEKQNHEKNIKSAKVKKNNNKNSNEQNKDNKNEGKRNLYNNKMGKKNKHLNKKKNKAFENMGKGERDTNNDQKKVFKKGFKQNNEKKNFKKNKNKFNGNNKGGGKNFKKRV; from the coding sequence ATGGATAACGAAGATAATAAATTAAGTGAATCGGCTGATATCGAGATTGTGGAAACTGAACATAAAGAAAAATCATTTCCACTTTTTGACAATgataattttgaaataaataaaagtgaTGAGGAATATGATCTCGAAAATGACAGTGAAGTGAATGATGAGGAAAACGAAGATGGCGAAAGTGAGGAAAACGAAGATGGCGAAAGTGAGGAAAACGAAGATGGCGAAAGTGAGGAAAACGAAGATGGCGAAAGTGAGGAAGGTGAATTGTCCAGCAACATGTCATATGATGATATGAATAGtaatgaagaagaagaagaagagaAAGAGGAAGGGGAAGAGgaagaagatgaagaagatgaagaagatgaaGGAGAAGGGAAAGAAGAGGGAGAAATcgaaaacaaattaaaagatgtaggaaaaaaaatgaaaaatattgttggaggaaaaaaaaaatatttaaataaaaaagaaaatatatattatgatggtttaggtatatataaaaatgatcaaATGATgaataatgatgatatagAAGAtcgaataaaatatttattattattattgagTGATccagaaaaattaaataatccaaatttaataaaaatagaaaaacgtgaaataattaaagaaatactttattattattcttattattatgaatatacaaaagaaatgataaaatatttatattatttatttgatataaaagaattatatttatttttagaaattaataatatgcCTAAAGAAATACATTTAAGAACtaatacattaaaaataactagaacaaatttattaaaaatattaaaaaataaaaatatagcaaTACAAGATGGGCCCACTTGGAATAACGTAGATATAACATTAACAGATACAAGTTCAAATGTTGGATCtttaaatgaatatttatatggatattatattatacaatCTTCTTCATCTTTAATTCCAGTCTTAGAATTAAATGTgaaagaaaatgaattagTATTAGATATGTGTGCAGCACCAGGAGGAAAATGTACATTTATATGTacaatacaaaaaaataaaggaatAGTATATGCaaatgatattaataaattacgATGTAAAGCTATAGAAGCACATGCTGCAAGAATgggaataaataatttaattgttACATCTTTTGATTctttaaaaattaacaaatattttaaatttaaatttgataaaatattattagatGCACCTTGTAGTGGTACAGGTgttgtaaataaaaataaaaatgcaaGAAGAAAAACAATTAAAGAAATAAGAGATCTTGCTCAAAAACaaagaaaattattaaataatgcCATTGATCTGGTTAAAAATGGAGGTATTGTTATATATTCAACTTGTAGTATAACAGttgaagaaaatgaacaggttattaattatattttaaaaaagagAGATGTGAATCTTTTACCaattgatataaatataggtGATCCAGGAATAACTcattatagaaaaaaacaattttcaTCAAAAGTTTCTCTATGTAAAagaatatatttacataaacATAATCATGATAATTTCTTTGTTGCAAAACTTGTGAAACGCTCAAATGCTAAGTTAGGCCAAAAAGGAGACGAAAAACAAAatcatgaaaaaaatataaaatctgcaaaagttaaaaaaaataataacaaaaattcCAACGAACAGAATAAGGATAATAAGAATGAAGGAAAACGAAACctatataataacaaaatggggaaaaaaaataaacatctgaataaaaaaaaaaataaagccTTTGAAAATATGGGAAAAGGAGAAAGAGATACTAACAATGATCAGAAAAAAGTTTTCAAAAAAGGCTTTAAgcaaaataatgaaaaaaaaaattttaaaaaaaacaaaaataaatttaatggaaataataagGGTGGTGGTAAAAACTTCAAAAAAAGGGTTTAA
- a CDS encoding 26S proteasome regulatory subunit RPN7, putative, which produces MEEYKEDNSEECKQKYPNFYLADLFYTLQLSNLSLSERNEALLKLFEEIKKNNMYPYYSYVCGELNLDMDQEMYDTLKHKADEEMKEIENKIQEASENFDYVDTKNDMLLKANFYCKIGDKENSIKEYEEVYEKGIGIGVKLDILLTIIRISIFFNDINSTKKYLEKARAQMEKGGDWERKNKLKIYEALNYIMIRKFPEASKILIDAASTFTATEIISYESIIFYVIILGIMTEERTVLDKNILNSSVILQVTSSDEDLYNYIYSFYHCDYRTFMEKTIKIALRVKKDRYLGRHYRYFIRNTRVRAYKQFLEPFKSVTLKNMAYAFGVSEDFIEKEISSFIANGKLNCKIDKVNDSIESNQPNERNTVYQDTIKKGDILLNRIQKLSRVIDM; this is translated from the exons ATGGAAGaatataaagaagataaTAGCGAAGAATGTAAACAAAAATAcccaaatttttatttggcAGATTTGTTTTATACTTTACAATTATCAAATTTATCATTAAGTGAAAGAAATGAAGCATtacttaaattatttgaggagataaagaaaaataacaTGTATCCATATTATAGCTATGTATGTGGAGAATTAAATTTAGATATGGATCAAGAAATGTATGACACTTTAAAACATAAAGCAGATGAAGAAATGAAAGAAATCGAAAACAAAATCCAAGAGGCATCTGAAAATTTTGATTATGTtgatacaaaaaatgatatgTTACTTAAAGCAAATTTTTATTGCAAAATAGGAGATAAG GAAAACTCTATTAAGGAATATGAAGAGGTATACGAAAAAGGGATAGGTATTGGTGTAAAATTGGATATTTTACTTACAATTATAAGAataagcattttttttaatgatataaatagtaCAAAGAAATATTTGGAGAAAGCGCGAGCCCAGATGGAAAAGGGAGGAGATTgggaaagaaaaaataaacttaaaatttatgaagcactaaattatattatgatTCGAAAATTTCCAGAAGCTTCCAAAATATTAATAGATGCAGCATCTACATTTACGGCGACTGAAATAATATCCTACGAGTCAATTATATTCTACGTTATTATTTTGGGAATA ATGACTGAAGAAAGAACCGttttagataaaaatatattaaacagTTCTGTTATTTTACAAGTTACAAGTTCTGATGAAGatttatacaattatatttattcattttatcaTTGCGATTATCGTACATTTATggaaaaaacaataaaaatagcaTTAAGAGTTAAGAAAGATAGATATTTAGGACGCCATTATAGATATTTTATTAGAAATACAAGAGTTAGAGcatataaacaatttttagAACCTTTTAAAAGTGTTACTCTTAAAAATATGGCATATGCTTTTGGAGTAAGTGAAGATTTTATCGAAAAAGAAATTTCATCTTTTATTGCAAATGGAAAATTAAATTGTAAAATCGACAAAGTTAATGATTCTATTGAGAGCAACCAACCAAATGAAAGAAATACGGTCTATCAAGATACAATAAAAAAG gGGGATATTTTACTAAACAGAATACAAAAATTATCAAGAGTAATTGacatgtaa
- a CDS encoding parasitophorous vacuolar protein 1, putative, with protein MMIKVALAIFLSLIPAYAIKAKAGNELIDIPDEISHMTAMYSSGASNDSYIDAVNAVLEKPEDNYKFSITNDVHKCYFSKMDIEINDEHKEIHKLFREENKSIIEDAIRDYKLFLMLDLEKNAKKKIDLTKLPEHFQDLGIDYLTTIRPAFFHKYINDGNENPMNEGLEISYDKNELDSINENNENSDLSKSNNNNDNNNDNNDNDESTDDKQKRNIVISSQQIVMHNRNTNDEVDELQNEEYYNNMNKEKALDILMKNTSLHMEGICITLKNNENKYVGQCKAKMNKHFSSIACESYENSYLRRNHQKKELSSGMMNEELNNRMSEMMKFFENPEEAAGMLLSALSKPGFMESINALDIASHFNFDQPHEDMNPEDLFNLDNNPSDDTDKDQTNLDN; from the coding sequence atgatgattAAGGTGGCATTAGCAATTTTCTTATCCCTTATCCCTGCATATGCTATTAAAGCTAAGGCGGGAAATGAATTAATTGACATTCCAGATGAAATCAGTCATATGACTGCTATGTATTCTTCAGGAGCAAGCAATGATAGCTATATAGATGCAGTTAATGCAGTTTTAGAAAAACCAGaagataattataaattttcgATTACAAATGATGTACACAAATGCTATTTTAGTAAAATGGATATTGAAATTAATGATGAACATAAAGAAATTCACAAATTATTTcgtgaagaaaataaatcaatAATAGAAGATGCTATAAGGGAttacaaattatttttaatgctagatttagaaaaaaatgctaaaaaaaaaatcgattTAACAAAATTACCAGAACATTTTCAAGATTTAGGAATAGACTATTTGACTACAATAAGGCCTGCATTTttccataaatatattaatgatggAAATGAAAATCCAATGAATGAAGGATTAGAAATAagttatgataaaaatgaacttgattcaataaatgaaaataatgaaaattcaGATTTATCAAAAtcgaataataataatgataataataatgataataatgataatgatgaatCTACTGATgataaacaaaaaagaaaCATTGTTATATCATCACAACAAATTGTAATGCATAATAGAAATACAAATGATGAAGTTGATGAATTACAAAATgaagaatattataataatatgaataaagaaaaagctttagatatattaatgaaaaatacAAGTTTACACATGGAAGGAATATGTAttacattaaaaaataatgaaaataaatatgttggTCAATGTAAAGCTAAAATGAATAAACATTTTAGTTCAATTGCTTGTGAATCTTATgaaaatagttatttaaGAAGAAATCaccaaaaaaaagaattatcTTCAGGCATGATGAATgaagaattaaataatagaATGTCAGAAATGATgaaattttttgaaaaccCAGAGGAAGCTGCTGGTATGTTATTATCTGCTTTAAGTAAACCCGGATTTATGGAATCAATAAATGCTTTAGATATAGCATCTCATTTTAATTTTGACCAACCACATGAAGATATGAATCCAGAAGATTTATTCAATTTAGATAATAACCCAAGTGATGACACTGATAAAGATCAAACAAATTTagataattaa
- a CDS encoding fam-d protein: MMNIILSFFILLISVNVKGATFQDENNNIPKPIAYESVSQPNAMLIYDNKGHNKYLNAINDTFCDQSKNTKYAYEGGNYHLVITGFDISLDNSSYGIGHYFSKKKLEALKLGTKYFISYLKDRFRYLMSRYMYKYDFETNYATDLTILVDDLKSLIYDRFNYELKHNHIKIKKEPEDEKLKKRSRDIFKILVQCSAIRLQGYIIKTIKDEDQIYLSKESSLYFTIALSNYQSRATYDFKFPEYEIVEADAKSLRKS, translated from the coding sequence atgatgaatattatattatcgttttttatattactaATTTCTGTAAATGTTAAAGGTGCTACATTtcaagatgaaaataataacattcCCAAACCAATTGCATATGAGTCGGTATCCCAACCAAATGCAATGcttatatatgataataaaggccataataaatatttaaatgcaATTAATGATACTTTTTGTGATCAatcaaaaaatacaaaatatgcatatgaaGGTGGAAATTACCATTTGGTTATAACAGGGTTTGATATATCCTTAGATAACTCTAGTTATGGTATAGGACattatttttctaaaaaaaaacttgAAGCATTAAAATTAggaacaaaatattttatatcttaTTTAAAGGATAGATTTCGATATTTAATGTCacgatatatgtataaatatgattTTGAAACAAATTATGCTACCGATTTAACGATCTTAGTTGATGATTTAAAATCGTTGATATATGATAGGTTTAATTACGAGTTAAAACataatcatataaaaatcaaaaaagaACCAGAAGATGAAAAACTCAAAAAAAGATCACgtgatatttttaaaatccTTGTGCAATGTTCAGCTATAAGGCTTCAAGGTTATATCattaaaacaataaaagatgaagatcaaatttatttaagCAAAGAATCTAGCCTTTATTTTACTATCGCTTTAAGTAACTATCAATCACGTGCTACTTACGATTTTAAATTTCCAGAATATGAAATTGTTGAAGCAGATGCTAAATCTTTAAGAAAATCATAA